In Nocardioides palaemonis, a single genomic region encodes these proteins:
- a CDS encoding ABC transporter ATP-binding protein — MSVTTRLPIADGAAVRRYVGQVAHRHPFLLWSALGLHVLAAVTALAAPRLLGDLVQAVEEGTTRAYVDRIVVLLAVFLVAQSVLTRYARYRSQVMGELVLAELREDFVANTLALPVGTVEAAGSGDLLTRTGSDIDRLGWSVRWALPEWTIAVVTAVLTFAAALSVGWWVFLPCLLAMPPLVVGLRWYLARAKDGYLAETASYSQITTTLSETVEGSRTVEALGLGAKRVQQGDDDCRASFAAERYTLHLRTRFFPSMELSYLLPVVGTLLFGGWLYARGEVTLGEVTTATLYVQMLIDPVDRLVSILDELQLGAAALSRLLGVAQVPDDRSVSGREPASEKLDAEDVRFAYVEGRDVLHGVDLDVGVGERIAMVGPSGAGKSTLGRLLAGIHPPRTGSVTVGDVELVELPLDDLRGHVALVTQEHHVFVGTLRENLVLARPEADDAQVLDALAAVDAREWALALPDGLDTLVGSGGRALSAAQAQQVALARLVLADPHTLVLDEATSLIDPRAARHLERSLARVLEGRTVIAIAHRLFSAHDADRVAVVEDGVIAELGSHDELVEAGGSYASLWESWHGKG; from the coding sequence ATGAGCGTGACGACCCGCTTGCCGATCGCCGACGGGGCGGCCGTGCGCCGCTACGTCGGTCAGGTCGCGCACCGCCACCCGTTCCTGCTGTGGTCGGCCCTCGGCCTCCACGTGCTGGCCGCGGTGACCGCGCTCGCCGCGCCGCGCCTGCTCGGCGACCTCGTGCAGGCGGTCGAGGAGGGCACGACCCGTGCGTACGTCGACCGGATCGTCGTGCTGCTGGCGGTCTTCCTCGTCGCGCAGTCGGTGCTGACCCGCTACGCCCGCTACCGCTCGCAGGTGATGGGCGAGCTGGTGCTGGCCGAGCTCCGCGAGGACTTCGTCGCCAACACCCTCGCGCTCCCGGTCGGGACGGTCGAGGCGGCCGGGTCCGGCGACCTGCTCACCCGCACCGGCTCCGACATCGACCGACTCGGCTGGTCGGTGAGGTGGGCGCTGCCGGAGTGGACCATCGCGGTCGTCACCGCGGTGCTCACCTTCGCCGCCGCCCTGTCGGTGGGCTGGTGGGTGTTCCTGCCCTGCCTGCTCGCGATGCCGCCGCTGGTGGTCGGCCTGCGGTGGTACCTCGCGCGGGCCAAGGACGGCTACCTCGCCGAGACCGCCTCGTACTCCCAGATCACCACCACGCTCTCGGAGACCGTCGAGGGCTCGCGCACCGTCGAGGCGCTCGGGCTCGGCGCCAAGCGCGTCCAGCAGGGCGACGACGACTGCCGTGCGTCGTTCGCCGCCGAGCGCTACACGCTGCACCTGCGCACCCGCTTCTTCCCGAGCATGGAGCTGAGCTACCTGCTGCCGGTCGTCGGCACGCTGCTGTTCGGCGGCTGGCTCTACGCGCGCGGCGAGGTGACGCTCGGCGAGGTCACGACGGCGACGCTCTACGTCCAGATGCTCATCGACCCGGTCGACCGGCTGGTCTCGATCCTCGACGAGCTCCAGCTCGGTGCGGCGGCCCTGTCGCGGCTGCTCGGCGTCGCCCAGGTGCCGGACGACCGCAGCGTCTCGGGACGCGAGCCCGCCTCGGAGAAGCTCGACGCCGAGGACGTGCGCTTCGCCTACGTCGAGGGCCGCGACGTGCTGCACGGCGTCGACCTCGACGTGGGCGTCGGCGAGCGGATCGCGATGGTCGGCCCGTCGGGGGCCGGCAAGTCGACCCTCGGCCGGCTGCTCGCCGGCATCCACCCGCCGCGCACGGGCAGCGTCACCGTCGGTGACGTCGAGCTGGTCGAGCTCCCGCTCGACGACCTGCGCGGCCACGTCGCGCTGGTGACCCAGGAGCACCACGTCTTCGTCGGGACGCTGCGCGAGAACCTCGTGCTCGCCCGGCCCGAGGCCGACGACGCGCAGGTGCTCGACGCGCTGGCCGCGGTGGACGCCCGCGAGTGGGCGCTCGCCCTGCCCGACGGGCTGGACACGCTCGTCGGGTCCGGCGGTCGCGCGCTCAGCGCGGCCCAGGCCCAGCAGGTCGCGCTGGCCCGGCTCGTGCTGGCCGACCCGCACACGCTGGTCCTCGACGAGGCCACCTCGCTGATCGACCCGCGCGCCGCCCGCCACCTCGAGCGCTCACTCGCGCGGGTGCTGGAGGGACGTACGGTCATCGCGATCGCCCACCGCCTGTTCTCCGCCCACGACGCCGACCGCGTCGCCGTGGTGGAGGACGGCGTGATTGCCGAGCTCGGCTCGCACGACGAGCTGGTCGAGGCGGGCGGCTCGTATGCCTCGCTCTGGGAGTCGTGGCACGGAAAGGGCTGA